The proteins below come from a single Tissierella sp. MB52-C2 genomic window:
- a CDS encoding dienelactone hydrolase family protein, which yields MEWSIFKQENEFVTITEEKVGDIPYLRVNPKKYTGVLPTVIYYHGSHSSKDFIRFQAMSIASFGYQVIVPDALYHGERQSIEYNVKYIWEIIFKSIQESDILIKRAIEKHDADSTRIGVMGDSMGAITAGGVFIKHDYLKCLAGFNGAFAWQECIKVNVLPSSELYKDEIELYDPMTHEEKIKDRAISIFHGIEDTSLPIEIQRKFVDRMRPLYTSNQDKLQVIEFSNVDHRVTTSMLENLITWLKVNL from the coding sequence ATGGAATGGTCAATATTTAAACAGGAGAATGAATTTGTGACGATTACAGAAGAAAAAGTAGGTGATATTCCATACCTAAGGGTTAATCCAAAAAAATATACTGGAGTATTACCAACTGTTATTTATTATCATGGATCGCATTCAAGTAAAGATTTTATAAGATTTCAAGCAATGTCAATTGCCAGTTTTGGTTATCAAGTAATTGTACCTGATGCATTATACCATGGTGAAAGACAGTCAATAGAATATAACGTAAAATATATATGGGAAATAATATTTAAAAGTATTCAAGAATCGGATATACTTATTAAGAGAGCAATAGAAAAACATGATGCTGATTCAACACGGATAGGAGTAATGGGAGATTCCATGGGGGCAATAACAGCTGGGGGAGTTTTCATTAAGCATGACTACTTAAAATGTCTAGCTGGATTCAATGGAGCCTTTGCTTGGCAAGAATGCATAAAAGTGAATGTCTTGCCATCGAGTGAACTTTATAAAGATGAAATTGAGTTATATGATCCAATGACACATGAAGAAAAAATAAAAGATAGAGCTATTTCAATTTTCCACGGAATAGAAGATACATCTTTACCTATTGAAATACAGAGAAAATTTGTTGATAGAATGAGACCACTTTATACAAGTAATCAAGATAAATTACAGGTAATAGAGTTTAGTAATGTTGACCATAGGGTTACGACAAGTATGTTAGAGAATTTAATTACATGGTTAAAAGTAAATCTTTAG